One Acinetobacter pullicarnis genomic region harbors:
- a CDS encoding sulfate ABC transporter substrate-binding protein, with translation MKINVKTLVSAVLLITGLATTTTAVQAADREFLNVSYDATREFYDEFNQSFGNYWKSRTGHAVKFKQSHGGSGKQARAVVDGLKADVVTLALANDIDEIAKSGQIDKDWQKQFPHNSAPYTSTIVFMVRKGNPKNIKDWADLARPGVQIITPNPKTGGLPRWIYLSAWGYALKQPAGNEAKAREFVSKMYHNVTVMDPAARGSMTTFAERGMGDVLLTWENEALVSVKNQGKNKFDIIYPSISILTEPSVAIVNKTVDKNGNKWLATGYINYLYSPLGQDMAARYYYRPRNPQILAKYAAQFPTLKTFTIDDVFGGWAKAQQTHFSNGGVFDQIYNDKR, from the coding sequence GTGAAAATAAATGTAAAAACGCTCGTAAGTGCAGTGTTATTGATAACTGGGTTGGCAACAACAACGACTGCAGTACAGGCTGCTGATCGTGAATTTTTAAACGTTTCTTATGATGCGACACGTGAGTTTTATGACGAGTTTAATCAGTCATTTGGTAACTATTGGAAGAGCCGCACGGGTCATGCAGTGAAATTTAAACAATCACATGGTGGATCGGGAAAACAAGCGCGTGCTGTCGTGGATGGTTTGAAAGCGGATGTCGTGACGCTGGCTTTGGCAAATGATATTGATGAAATTGCTAAATCAGGTCAAATTGACAAAGACTGGCAAAAACAATTTCCTCATAATTCTGCACCCTATACTTCAACCATCGTCTTTATGGTGCGCAAGGGCAATCCCAAAAATATTAAAGACTGGGCAGACTTAGCACGTCCAGGCGTACAAATTATTACGCCAAATCCGAAGACAGGCGGCTTGCCACGTTGGATTTACTTGTCTGCTTGGGGCTATGCTTTGAAACAGCCAGCGGGTAATGAAGCTAAGGCGCGAGAGTTTGTCTCGAAGATGTACCACAATGTGACCGTGATGGACCCCGCAGCGCGAGGTTCAATGACTACATTTGCGGAACGCGGCATGGGTGATGTGTTGCTGACCTGGGAAAATGAAGCTTTAGTCTCAGTAAAAAACCAAGGTAAAAATAAATTCGATATTATTTATCCTTCAATTTCTATTTTGACGGAGCCTTCGGTTGCGATTGTGAACAAGACTGTCGATAAAAATGGCAATAAATGGTTAGCGACGGGCTATATCAATTATCTCTATTCGCCATTGGGGCAGGACATGGCCGCACGCTATTATTATCGCCCACGAAATCCACAGATTTTGGCGAAATATGCTGCTCAATTTCCGACCTTAAAAACCTTTACCATTGATGATGTTTTTGGTGGTTGGGCGAAAGCACAACAAACCCATTTTTCCAATGGTGGTGTGTTCGATCAAATTTATAATGACAAGCGTTAA
- a CDS encoding zinc-ribbon domain-containing protein — MQYRCPKCQSPKIMPLANANSDTTARPVVPKSLVVLIPAIFILLFLALTSITMWIFGNGTGPKLQIATVVVFGISVIAGLFFWRDLPNFKISMQAFMSSNKEWKCRECHNEWHV; from the coding sequence ATGCAATATCGTTGCCCAAAATGTCAAAGTCCAAAAATCATGCCGCTTGCCAATGCCAACAGTGACACAACAGCGCGCCCTGTGGTTCCTAAAAGTCTTGTCGTTTTAATTCCAGCTATCTTTATTTTACTCTTTCTAGCACTGACCAGTATTACCATGTGGATCTTTGGTAATGGTACTGGCCCTAAACTACAGATCGCTACCGTAGTCGTCTTTGGTATTTCAGTCATTGCCGGTCTTTTCTTCTGGCGTGATTTACCCAATTTTAAAATTTCTATGCAGGCATTTATGTCTTCGAATAAAGAGTGGAAATGTAGAGAATGCCATAATGAGTGGCATGTCTAA
- the gltX gene encoding glutamate--tRNA ligase, with product MTVRTRIAPSPTGFPHVGTAYIALFNLCFAKQHGGEFILRIEDTDQLRSTPESEKMILDSLRWLGLNWSEGPDIGGPHAPYRQSERMHIYKQYALELVEKGHAFYCFASSEELDQMRAEQQARGEMPGYDGRGLKLSQEEVTRRLEAGEAHVIRMKIPTEGVCKFNDLLRGEVEIPWAQVDMQILLKTDGLPTYHLANVVDDHLMEITHVIRGEEWIPSAPKHQLLYQYFGWDMPVLCHMPLLRNPDKSKLSKRKNPTSINYYKDIGVFPEALLNYLGRMGWSMPDEREQFGLDDMIEHFDIQRVSLGGPIFDVEKLNWLNGQWIKGLTPAALLDRLLTWKSDRNTLEQIAAAIQPRIQLLSEAVNWAGFYFNQFPHIEKAQFESKKLSEEQVRQSLQFAIWRLESLMSWNNDTVSQTLMDLATQMEIKLRDFMPSFFIAIAGSTSSTPVMQSMVTIGPDLSFARLRHALSIVGGPSKKELKIWEKLNDSLKLPKNNAIDEA from the coding sequence ATGACTGTCCGTACTCGTATTGCACCTTCACCAACTGGCTTTCCACATGTTGGAACCGCTTATATCGCATTATTTAACTTGTGCTTTGCAAAACAGCATGGCGGTGAGTTTATTTTGCGTATTGAAGATACCGACCAGCTTCGCTCAACGCCTGAATCTGAGAAAATGATTTTAGATTCACTACGTTGGCTTGGTCTAAACTGGTCAGAAGGGCCTGATATCGGTGGCCCTCATGCCCCTTACCGCCAATCAGAACGAATGCATATTTACAAACAGTATGCTTTGGAATTGGTTGAAAAAGGCCATGCATTTTATTGCTTTGCCAGCAGTGAAGAACTTGACCAAATGCGTGCTGAACAACAAGCGCGTGGTGAAATGCCAGGTTATGATGGCCGCGGCCTAAAACTGTCACAAGAAGAAGTCACACGCCGTTTAGAAGCAGGCGAAGCGCATGTGATTCGTATGAAAATTCCAACGGAAGGCGTATGTAAATTCAACGACCTACTCCGTGGTGAGGTTGAAATTCCTTGGGCACAAGTGGATATGCAAATTCTGCTTAAAACAGATGGTTTACCGACCTATCATCTTGCCAATGTGGTTGATGATCATCTCATGGAAATTACCCATGTAATTCGTGGCGAAGAATGGATTCCATCTGCACCGAAACATCAATTACTTTATCAATATTTTGGTTGGGACATGCCCGTCTTATGTCACATGCCTTTATTGCGTAATCCAGACAAATCTAAATTATCTAAACGTAAAAACCCGACTTCGATTAACTACTACAAAGATATTGGTGTTTTCCCAGAAGCACTGTTGAACTATCTGGGTCGTATGGGTTGGTCTATGCCTGATGAGCGTGAACAGTTTGGCTTAGATGACATGATTGAACATTTTGATATTCAACGTGTGTCTTTGGGTGGTCCAATTTTTGATGTGGAAAAACTCAACTGGCTTAATGGTCAGTGGATTAAAGGTCTAACACCTGCCGCGCTGCTTGACCGTTTACTCACATGGAAATCAGATCGTAATACGCTCGAACAGATTGCAGCTGCAATTCAACCGCGTATTCAATTACTTTCTGAAGCCGTAAATTGGGCTGGATTCTATTTCAATCAATTTCCACACATTGAAAAAGCGCAATTTGAGAGTAAAAAACTGAGCGAAGAACAAGTTCGTCAAAGCCTGCAATTTGCAATTTGGCGCCTTGAAAGCTTAATGAGTTGGAATAACGATACCGTTAGTCAAACATTAATGGATCTGGCAACCCAGATGGAAATCAAGCTACGTGACTTTATGCCAAGCTTTTTTATTGCGATTGCAGGTTCAACCAGCTCAACGCCAGTCATGCAATCGATGGTCACCATTGGTCCTGATTTAAGCTTTGCACGATTACGTCATGCACTGTCTATTGTTGGTGGACCGAGTAAAAAAGAACTAAAAATCTGGGAAAAACTGAATGATTCACTTAAATTGCCGAAAAATAACGCAATTGATGAAGCTTAA
- a CDS encoding SEL1-like repeat protein, with product MLIRIFEYIRKYTKLGHQTLTHSTPTESNASSAKSHSTTACGQDESARRNAMWHSLRSALRGDKEAQYQMGISYLYGQLGLDRSYFHAERWLNEAAHQGHPSAKRALQDAYQDLAFS from the coding sequence ATGTTGATTCGTATATTTGAATACATTAGGAAATACACTAAATTGGGGCATCAGACCCTCACACATTCGACACCAACTGAAAGCAATGCTAGCAGCGCTAAATCCCACTCAACCACAGCATGTGGGCAGGATGAGTCAGCGCGACGCAATGCAATGTGGCACTCTTTACGCTCAGCCCTAAGAGGCGATAAAGAAGCACAATATCAAATGGGTATTAGTTATTTATATGGTCAATTGGGACTAGATCGTAGTTATTTTCATGCAGAGCGCTGGTTAAATGAAGCAGCTCACCAAGGCCATCCATCTGCAAAACGTGCATTACAAGATGCTTATCAAGACCTCGCATTTTCATAG
- a CDS encoding TolC family protein, translated as MSKKIPDTLVQPISISSTFSIRAIATACGLVFGVIIVIASPSTWAENAKQNLTLVQAIENVKNYQKKQGVWQTQQDIAEANLKQSRLWSNPSLTVEQTGFKSNQDKELSVGISQPLDLFGQRKANYALAQLSQSQSQLSQRIYTAQMDLVVKYLWSQLAIFELERDVVVEQLQVSKENLEALEKRYKAGSIAQVDVDRVRMSYEENVRLYHQADLQLQVATQQLSNLWGEADKKIKIGLTTQALWPSATSKQVQQYLTENLVEKSRQLQVLEAKANVDYLKAQARPNPTVNLGVNNTRSPETATENQIALGVSIPLNIFNRNQYGIKIAEAKQALLDRQQQFYLQQNTLEIGTLLTDLQGLDFQFKQVEQSQIPLAINVQKKTLQGFAAGKFAVADVQQATMQLQDIRMRKVQLLKDAWQRAIEAESLSLGIEPSQVMAKDALSQINQALWQQTQAMPVIGGMN; from the coding sequence ATGTCAAAAAAAATACCAGATACTTTGGTACAACCTATATCCATATCATCAACGTTTTCTATTCGAGCGATTGCTACAGCATGCGGTTTAGTTTTTGGGGTAATCATCGTCATTGCCAGTCCATCAACCTGGGCGGAAAATGCAAAGCAAAACTTAACATTGGTACAAGCGATTGAGAATGTTAAGAATTATCAAAAGAAGCAAGGTGTTTGGCAGACACAACAGGATATTGCGGAAGCCAATTTGAAACAGTCTAGACTTTGGTCAAATCCTAGTTTAACGGTTGAGCAAACGGGGTTTAAATCGAATCAAGATAAAGAGCTTTCAGTCGGTATATCGCAACCACTCGACCTGTTTGGTCAGCGCAAAGCCAATTATGCTTTGGCTCAACTAAGTCAATCCCAGAGCCAGTTAAGTCAGCGGATTTATACAGCGCAAATGGACTTGGTGGTGAAATATCTCTGGTCGCAGTTGGCGATTTTTGAGTTGGAACGAGATGTGGTTGTTGAGCAATTACAAGTCAGTAAAGAAAACTTAGAAGCATTAGAGAAACGTTATAAGGCAGGCAGCATTGCACAGGTAGACGTTGATCGTGTACGGATGTCTTATGAGGAAAATGTACGCTTGTACCATCAGGCTGATTTGCAGTTACAGGTTGCGACGCAGCAATTAAGTAACTTGTGGGGAGAGGCGGATAAAAAGATTAAAATTGGCTTAACGACTCAAGCGCTTTGGCCGAGTGCGACATCGAAGCAGGTCCAGCAATATTTAACTGAAAATTTAGTTGAGAAATCGCGTCAGCTGCAGGTACTTGAAGCTAAGGCAAATGTAGATTATTTGAAGGCGCAAGCACGTCCAAATCCAACCGTGAACTTGGGGGTAAATAATACGCGCTCCCCAGAAACTGCAACTGAAAATCAAATCGCATTGGGCGTTTCGATTCCGCTAAATATTTTTAATCGTAATCAATATGGCATAAAAATAGCGGAAGCAAAGCAAGCCTTACTGGATCGTCAGCAACAATTCTACTTGCAACAAAATACGTTAGAAATCGGTACTTTACTAACTGATTTGCAGGGCTTGGACTTTCAGTTTAAGCAAGTAGAGCAATCGCAGATTCCATTGGCAATCAATGTGCAGAAAAAAACCTTACAAGGCTTTGCTGCAGGTAAGTTTGCAGTCGCTGATGTACAGCAAGCCACAATGCAATTGCAGGATATTCGTATGCGTAAAGTGCAGCTGCTCAAAGATGCATGGCAACGTGCCATTGAAGCAGAAAGCTTAAGCCTTGGTATCGAGCCAAGCCAAGTTATGGCGAAGGATGCATTATCACAAATTAATCAGGCACTTTGGCAACAAACGCAGGCAATGCCTGTTATTGGTGGGATGAACTAA
- a CDS encoding efflux RND transporter permease subunit, which produces MPPPAGLFDRIIQFSIKNAIWVMLFVVAWIAIGIWSYQKLPIDAVPDITNVQVQVNTQANGFTALEVEQRITYPIETAMAGMPKLQQTRSISRYGLSQVTIIFNEGTDIYWARQQINQRLQEAQEALPENIAPTMSPVSTGLGEIYQWVVKADPKARKPDGQPYTAMDLREIQDWVIRPQLQRVDGVAEVNSIGGYNKTYVVSPDLKRLQQLQIPLSDLQTALELNNENRGAGFMEDNGQQLTVRVPGTLNNVKDIENVSITTKSGFPVRVADVATVSIGHDLRTGAATYNGEETVLGIVMMMMGENSRTVARGVDTKIQEIQKTLPKGVVIETVYDRTDLVERAIATVQKNLVEGAILVIVILFLFLGNFRAALITACVIPLSMLFTLSGMAQQRISANLMSLGALDFGIIVDGAVVIVENCIRRLAEYQHQVGRKLTKQERFKEVFLAAKQARRPLIFGQLIILVVYLPIFALSGVEAKLFHPMAATVVFALVGAMILSITFVPAAVAMFVTGEVKEKESKWMLWLKRRYENLLDWAYQFKYLVLTLALSILFLTGILTTQMGSEFAPQLSEGDFAVQQMRSPSTGLEQSLRMQENTEKILLQKFPEIKSIFARTGTAEVATDVMPPNISDGFVLLKPQKEWPNPSEKLEDLRTRMEAFLETLPGNNSEFSQPIELRFNELISGVRSDLGVKVFGDDMDVLNREAQRIAKQIQEVTGATAVNVEQTSGLPLLNVDVDHALAAQYGLSVRAIQDLVSASVGGQNVGQILQGDRRFDFVIRLDDVQRTPQQLAVLPIQLPNGGLIQLQDVAKVENILGLNQVSRENGKRRVVVTANVNGRDLGSFVSEIQNKLAKQELPAGYWIEYGGQFENMASATARMQLVVPLALITIFILLMAVFHNFKESLLVFSGVPFALCGGLVALWLRDIPLSMSAGVGFIALSGVAVLNGLVMLTFIKELRETMEIQSAIWLGAILRLRPVLMTACVASLGFIPMALATGTGAEVQRPLATVVIGGIISSTLLTLVLLPVIYRWMNEPKKPKIKAPSKSKIAPL; this is translated from the coding sequence ATGCCGCCTCCAGCAGGTTTATTTGATCGAATTATTCAGTTTTCGATTAAGAATGCGATTTGGGTGATGCTATTTGTGGTGGCGTGGATTGCCATCGGGATTTGGAGTTATCAAAAACTGCCGATTGATGCCGTACCAGATATTACCAATGTTCAAGTACAGGTGAATACTCAGGCCAATGGGTTTACGGCATTAGAGGTTGAGCAACGAATTACTTATCCGATTGAAACAGCCATGGCAGGCATGCCAAAGTTGCAGCAAACACGCTCTATTTCTCGTTATGGTTTGTCGCAAGTCACGATTATATTTAATGAGGGGACCGATATTTATTGGGCAAGGCAGCAGATTAATCAGCGCTTGCAAGAAGCCCAAGAAGCATTGCCTGAGAATATTGCTCCCACCATGTCACCGGTGTCGACAGGATTGGGGGAGATTTACCAATGGGTGGTGAAGGCTGATCCGAAGGCGAGAAAGCCAGATGGACAGCCATATACAGCAATGGATTTACGTGAAATTCAGGACTGGGTGATTCGTCCACAATTACAACGAGTCGATGGGGTTGCAGAGGTTAATAGTATCGGTGGATACAATAAAACTTATGTGGTATCTCCAGATCTAAAGCGTTTACAGCAATTGCAAATACCATTGAGTGATTTGCAAACGGCACTTGAGTTGAACAATGAAAACCGCGGTGCAGGTTTTATGGAAGACAATGGTCAGCAGCTCACGGTGCGTGTGCCGGGAACCTTGAATAATGTTAAAGATATAGAAAATGTTTCGATTACAACCAAAAGTGGTTTCCCCGTTCGGGTTGCCGATGTTGCAACGGTATCGATTGGGCATGACTTACGTACTGGCGCTGCCACTTATAATGGTGAGGAAACGGTACTCGGCATTGTCATGATGATGATGGGTGAAAATAGTCGTACTGTTGCCCGCGGTGTTGATACAAAAATTCAGGAGATTCAAAAGACCTTACCCAAAGGGGTGGTGATTGAAACGGTGTACGACCGTACCGATCTGGTTGAACGTGCGATTGCGACTGTACAAAAGAATTTGGTTGAGGGTGCCATCCTCGTTATTGTGATTTTGTTTTTATTTTTAGGAAATTTCCGCGCAGCACTGATTACCGCCTGTGTGATTCCATTGTCGATGTTATTTACGCTGAGTGGCATGGCACAACAACGAATTAGTGCCAATCTGATGAGCCTAGGCGCATTGGATTTCGGGATTATTGTGGATGGTGCGGTGGTGATTGTTGAAAACTGTATTCGACGGTTAGCTGAATACCAGCATCAAGTTGGGCGCAAGCTCACCAAACAAGAACGCTTTAAGGAAGTATTTTTGGCGGCAAAACAGGCCAGACGTCCGCTTATTTTTGGGCAATTAATCATTTTGGTGGTGTACTTGCCAATTTTCGCTTTGTCTGGTGTGGAGGCGAAATTATTCCATCCAATGGCGGCAACCGTGGTTTTTGCCTTGGTCGGTGCCATGATCTTATCGATTACGTTTGTCCCCGCCGCTGTTGCCATGTTTGTGACAGGTGAAGTGAAAGAGAAAGAAAGTAAATGGATGTTGTGGTTGAAGCGTCGCTATGAAAATCTGCTCGATTGGGCATATCAGTTTAAATATTTGGTGTTGACGCTTGCGCTCAGTATTTTGTTTTTAACTGGTATTTTAACCACGCAGATGGGCAGTGAGTTTGCACCGCAATTGAGTGAAGGTGATTTTGCAGTACAGCAAATGCGTTCACCAAGTACCGGTTTAGAACAGTCATTGCGGATGCAGGAAAATACCGAAAAGATTTTATTGCAAAAATTTCCAGAGATTAAATCAATCTTTGCGCGTACCGGAACTGCAGAAGTTGCGACAGATGTGATGCCACCCAATATTTCGGATGGTTTTGTATTGTTAAAACCACAGAAAGAGTGGCCAAATCCATCTGAAAAACTTGAAGATCTTCGTACTCGTATGGAGGCGTTCTTGGAGACCTTGCCGGGCAATAATAGTGAGTTTTCACAACCGATTGAGCTGCGATTTAATGAGCTGATTTCAGGGGTGCGGAGTGACCTTGGTGTGAAAGTATTTGGGGATGATATGGATGTGCTGAACCGTGAAGCACAGCGTATTGCTAAACAAATACAGGAGGTTACAGGCGCTACTGCAGTCAATGTCGAGCAAACCAGTGGTTTACCTCTGCTGAATGTTGATGTGGATCATGCCTTGGCTGCGCAATATGGTCTTTCGGTCCGTGCAATTCAAGACTTGGTTTCTGCCAGTGTTGGTGGTCAAAATGTAGGGCAAATTTTACAGGGTGATCGTCGTTTTGATTTTGTGATCCGTCTTGATGATGTACAGCGCACCCCGCAACAATTGGCAGTTTTGCCGATTCAATTGCCAAATGGTGGTTTGATTCAACTACAAGATGTCGCCAAGGTTGAGAATATCTTGGGGCTTAATCAGGTGAGTCGCGAAAATGGTAAGCGCCGTGTTGTGGTTACGGCCAATGTTAATGGGCGCGACTTGGGGTCTTTTGTTTCTGAAATTCAAAATAAGCTTGCAAAACAGGAGTTACCAGCAGGTTATTGGATTGAATACGGTGGCCAATTTGAAAATATGGCTTCTGCGACGGCACGTATGCAGTTGGTCGTGCCATTGGCGTTGATTACGATTTTTATTCTGTTGATGGCGGTATTCCATAACTTTAAAGAGAGTTTATTGGTCTTTAGTGGTGTGCCTTTTGCGCTATGTGGTGGATTGGTTGCCTTGTGGCTACGAGATATTCCATTGTCGATGTCTGCGGGGGTTGGTTTTATTGCGCTCTCTGGGGTTGCGGTGTTGAATGGTCTGGTGATGCTGACCTTTATTAAAGAGCTCCGAGAGACCATGGAAATCCAATCCGCAATTTGGTTGGGGGCAATTCTGCGACTTAGACCGGTATTGATGACGGCTTGTGTTGCTTCACTTGGCTTTATTCCGATGGCTTTGGCCACGGGCACAGGTGCAGAAGTGCAACGTCCATTGGCAACAGTGGTGATTGGTGGGATTATTTCATCAACATTGCTAACTTTGGTGTTGCTGCCAGTGATTTATCGTTGGATGAATGAACCGAAAAAACCGAAAATCAAGGCACCATCAAAATCAAAAATAGCACCACTATAA
- a CDS encoding efflux RND transporter periplasmic adaptor subunit, producing MKRQLGKVTQPILIVIVLVVIALLSIALLWSGKNKNAGKAEAESEGTAKVEGQAATEESEEGVELTPEQMTEQGIKLATVALGDVVSSNSFPAKLVVNTDRQAHVSPNFSGRVESVNVDLGQYVKKGQVLASLLVPDVVDQQSNLKIAQSTLELARQDYEREKQLWSQGVSAKQDYQRASNAYQQAQIQVQAARARLSAFGVNLGSNGRYVLTAPISGVVSQKDVVVGENVQLASQLFIIDQLDKLWLEFIIPSNDLTQIAPNQILDFKSLQTGNAFKAQVQTLSAEADAQTGRLQVRAKVLSEAPELRPNLMVSIELRQAQQSQALRVSKDAVQQVEGKDVVFVATMHGKNVEFTPTPIEIGRRSSDGLWVEVKSGLKAGQRYVGPGSFLLKSELEKGEAAHGH from the coding sequence ATGAAACGACAGCTTGGCAAAGTAACGCAGCCGATTTTAATTGTGATTGTTTTGGTGGTTATTGCCTTGCTCAGTATCGCTTTGCTTTGGTCTGGTAAAAATAAGAATGCAGGAAAAGCTGAGGCAGAATCAGAAGGTACGGCAAAAGTAGAAGGGCAGGCAGCAACGGAAGAGTCTGAGGAGGGAGTGGAGCTTACGCCTGAGCAAATGACCGAGCAGGGGATTAAACTGGCCACAGTCGCGCTAGGAGATGTGGTCTCAAGCAATAGCTTTCCTGCCAAGCTGGTGGTGAATACCGATCGTCAAGCCCATGTTTCACCTAACTTTAGCGGTCGGGTTGAGTCGGTGAATGTTGATCTTGGTCAATATGTGAAAAAAGGTCAGGTCTTGGCCAGTTTATTGGTACCTGATGTAGTTGATCAGCAATCAAATTTGAAAATAGCACAATCAACGTTAGAACTTGCCAGACAAGATTATGAGCGTGAAAAACAACTGTGGTCGCAAGGCGTATCTGCCAAACAAGATTATCAACGTGCTTCGAATGCTTATCAACAAGCACAAATTCAGGTTCAGGCTGCACGTGCACGTTTATCTGCTTTTGGAGTCAATCTGGGTTCGAATGGTCGCTATGTCCTGACTGCACCAATTTCTGGGGTAGTGAGTCAAAAAGATGTGGTGGTTGGTGAAAATGTGCAGTTGGCCAGTCAGCTTTTTATTATCGATCAGCTCGATAAATTGTGGCTTGAGTTTATTATTCCAAGCAATGACCTAACTCAAATTGCACCAAATCAAATTTTAGATTTCAAATCGCTGCAAACTGGAAACGCCTTTAAAGCGCAAGTACAAACCTTGAGTGCAGAAGCAGATGCACAAACCGGTCGTTTGCAAGTTCGTGCCAAAGTTTTGTCAGAAGCACCAGAATTGCGTCCAAACTTGATGGTCAGTATTGAATTACGTCAAGCACAGCAAAGCCAGGCCTTACGTGTATCTAAGGATGCTGTGCAACAAGTCGAAGGAAAAGATGTGGTTTTTGTCGCAACAATGCATGGCAAAAATGTTGAATTTACCCCAACACCGATTGAGATTGGTCGTCGTTCTAGTGATGGTTTGTGGGTTGAAGTGAAAAGTGGTTTGAAGGCTGGGCAGCGTTATGTTGGGCCGGGCAGTTTCCTTTTGAAATCTGAATTAGAAAAAGGAGAGGCAGCGCATGGGCATTGA
- a CDS encoding cation efflux protein, CzcI-like encodes MFQGIWNVAAAFCAHESVISVTSQHATHFGHHQSQSCDLASDTQQQKTKVFADKPVVADRLLSFLEDHHDHLPSFSHFIMVDDYKETEQTFFNHYIQNKLFDWDCFYQSPHLGLLNPPPELIPLFAG; translated from the coding sequence ATGTTTCAAGGTATTTGGAATGTGGCGGCAGCATTTTGTGCGCATGAAAGTGTTATTAGTGTTACAAGTCAGCATGCAACACACTTTGGTCATCATCAGAGCCAGAGTTGTGATTTGGCATCAGATACCCAGCAACAAAAAACAAAAGTATTCGCGGATAAGCCTGTGGTGGCAGATCGTTTGCTGAGTTTCTTAGAGGATCATCATGATCATCTACCTTCATTTTCCCATTTCATTATGGTAGACGATTATAAGGAAACTGAGCAAACTTTTTTTAATCATTATATTCAAAATAAATTATTTGATTGGGACTGTTTTTATCAGTCACCACACTTAGGTTTGCTTAATCCACCACCTGAATTGATACCGCTATTTGCGGGATAG
- a CDS encoding cation diffusion facilitator family transporter, whose amino-acid sequence MSGQHEHSHAVVTKTNIKKLTFALIMTASFLVVEVVAGIMTQSLALLSDAAHMFTDAAALAIALVAIKVAQRPADNKRTFGYQRFEILAALFNASMLFMVAMYILYEAYQRINNPPEIQSIGMLVVATLGLMINLISMKMLYSNSKESLNIKGAYLEVLSDALGSVGVIIGAITIYFTQWYWVDTVIAVLIGFWVLPRTWILLKQSINILLEGVPDEIDIEKLRLDILALTGVESIHQLKIWAISSKNIHLTVHLYAPQVDRTDLHRAAFDMLSHQYAITEMTLQIEDRDCIEEYEQRHQAQKI is encoded by the coding sequence ATGAGTGGACAACATGAGCATAGCCATGCTGTAGTCACCAAAACCAATATTAAAAAACTAACCTTCGCTTTAATCATGACTGCAAGCTTTTTAGTGGTCGAAGTTGTTGCGGGCATCATGACGCAAAGTTTGGCGCTCCTGTCGGATGCAGCGCATATGTTTACCGATGCTGCTGCGCTAGCAATCGCATTGGTTGCGATTAAGGTGGCACAACGCCCAGCAGACAATAAGCGTACCTTTGGTTATCAACGTTTTGAGATTTTGGCGGCTTTATTTAATGCATCCATGCTGTTTATGGTGGCGATGTATATTTTATATGAAGCTTATCAACGGATTAACAATCCACCTGAGATTCAAAGTATCGGCATGTTAGTCGTGGCAACATTGGGGCTGATGATTAATTTAATCTCAATGAAAATGCTGTATTCAAATTCAAAAGAAAGTTTAAATATTAAGGGTGCCTATTTAGAGGTGCTGAGTGATGCTTTGGGCTCAGTGGGCGTTATTATTGGTGCGATTACCATTTACTTTACCCAGTGGTATTGGGTCGATACGGTGATTGCGGTGTTAATCGGTTTTTGGGTGTTGCCACGAACTTGGATTTTATTAAAACAAAGTATCAATATTTTATTGGAAGGTGTGCCAGATGAAATTGATATCGAAAAGCTCCGCCTCGATATTTTAGCGTTAACCGGAGTGGAAAGTATTCACCAATTAAAAATCTGGGCCATTAGTTCTAAGAATATTCATTTGACCGTACATTTGTATGCGCCACAGGTAGACCGCACTGATTTACATCGGGCGGCATTTGATATGTTGTCACATCAATATGCGATTACAGAAATGACGCTGCAAATCGAAGATCGTGATTGTATTGAAGAATATGAGCAACGACATCAAGCACAAAAAATATAA
- a CDS encoding DUF4179 domain-containing protein, with translation MNIQFLKILLLSLSLAGLHTAQAATLKNTVKTTTNPTPAIAIVEKQTPIEKALSQQKRGEHKFTIDNDQLKIYTSIKTAPTQNFLADQHQRFSRILQSLFQQQSS, from the coding sequence ATGAATATACAATTTTTAAAAATTTTGCTACTCAGCCTGAGCCTAGCAGGTCTACACACCGCTCAAGCTGCAACACTAAAAAACACTGTAAAAACAACCACCAACCCTACACCCGCCATCGCTATTGTTGAAAAACAAACACCAATTGAAAAAGCATTGTCACAGCAAAAACGTGGTGAGCATAAATTTACCATCGATAATGATCAGTTAAAAATTTACACATCGATCAAAACAGCACCAACCCAAAACTTCCTTGCCGATCAACATCAACGTTTTTCTCGCATCCTGCAGAGCTTGTTTCAACAACAAAGTTCTTAA